Part of the Macadamia integrifolia cultivar HAES 741 unplaced genomic scaffold, SCU_Mint_v3 scaffold2659, whole genome shotgun sequence genome, ATCGTTGGGTTTGGCTGTCTTTATATAacattcaaatttaaatttgaaaattacagTTACAAAGAGATAAGCTCAAGCGGATTAGGAAGTTCCTACAAAAATGGGATTTACATTGACTAGGTCTACTagtattttgaatttgaattttgaatttgacttGCTAGAAACCGTTGTGCTTAACAaaccttacaataaaaaaagttCACAAGGCATAAAAAATGATGGGTTTTTTATCAGTTTCGATCCGGCTTTCATATCGGTGGATAATTCAATTGATTCGATTGGGTTTCAATTTCTACGGGTCTCAAAGAACCCCAAACTGAAGGGTTGGATTCCGTTCGAGCTGACCTGCTGGATTCAATCATTTCAGACTATTTCATAGAAtctcaaaccaaaaccaaatcaatcaaTGATCGATCTGGCTGGGCTGAACCAATCTATTTGATCATTCCAACCGGACTGGAAATTGACACCCCAACAACAGCTTCAAGAATTTTATAGATTTAATtaagggaggggagagagaggttTTGTGCCCAGGCCAGCTTACGCGTACcttggttaaccaaaaaaaaaaagaagagattttgTGCACAGTCATGCACCAAGCAAGACCATATACACAGCTGTCAAAGTGGGGTGAAGGGTTACACTATAAACCCTTATCCTTCATTCAACAATTGTATGCATAAACGGTtagctctttttttctttctcgtCCTTCATGGGTACATTTCAGTTTTTCAGTGTTGAAACAAAATTAACTTTCTCATGTTAACACAGGCTTCAAGAACTCAATTCACAGTgaatgattacaaaaatagaaGTTCATTTCTCTTTATAATAAACCTggttctgttttattttcacaCAGAGAAAGTAAGTAGGAAGGTAGCTAATTAAACTCTAACTACACTTACCCATGCCAATGAAGCCAAGCTTCAGCTGCACCAGTATTGTAGTCCACAGAATAAAGAGCATCAATCCTCGCAGACCACCAGCACAGAGAACAACGAAGTCGATCTCTTGTTGcatcataaatatcaaaatacacATCTGCATCTCTCCATTGAAAGTGGCAAAAGAAAAGTGTACTTCCCCAAATGTTGTCATTGAAACGCCAGTCGAAATACTCATTATGGGGAAGGTAATGGACACCCAAATCATCATCCCTTGATTTGCAATGGATCGTCAGTACATAACCTTCACCCTGTGCTTACTTATAATACTAGAACGATTCATCTTGCTTCTTCTCTAGGCTAATTTGGTTGTGATTCACAAACACAggtctcctcctcctcctcaatataatatatatatgtacttcGCTTCcacagtatatatatatatatatagggtgaaatgaccacctcaTCCCCTTTTTGGTTGCATGTGTGCGTACTCTCATTGGCCTCAAGCTGGCCTAGGGTCACACAGCCTAACAACGATCCCCCTCTTGATAAGACTGCATTTATGAGGGTTACATGATAAGGAAAGTTGTTTAAACTCCCAAATCTGAACCGTCAATATGAGCAATAGATGAAAAGTCACACTCTAGTTACAACACATGTTACTTACTGAGAGAATGAAGGCAACACATGTTTACAATAAGAAAAAAGTGTCATCCCAACCTGCATGGCAAGTGTGCTAGGCACATGTCTGAAACAGGAAATTCC contains:
- the LOC122067000 gene encoding S-protein homolog 5-like yields the protein MAKRPRARKWDEEAMGEGYVLTIHCKSRDDDLGVHYLPHNEYFDWRFNDNIWGSTLFFCHFQWRDADVYFDIYDATRDRLRCSLCWWSARIDALYSVDYNTGAAEAWLHWHGSLSLIELGGVDGFNYQ